The Chaetodon auriga isolate fChaAug3 chromosome 3, fChaAug3.hap1, whole genome shotgun sequence genome has a window encoding:
- the smx5 gene encoding smx5, whose protein sequence is MLFYSFFKSLVGKDVVVELKNDLCICGTLHSVDQYLNIKLTDISVTDPEKYPHMLSVKNCFIRGSVVRYVQLPADEVDTQLLQDAARKEAMQQKQ, encoded by the exons ATG cttttctacTCGTTTTTCAAGTCGCTGGTGGGGAAGGATGTGGTGGTGGAGCTCAAAAACGACTTGTG CATCTGTGGAACGCTTCATTCTGTTGACCAG taCCTGAACATTAAGCTCACAGACATCAGCGTCACAGATCCAGAGAAATATCCACACATG CTGTCTGTGAAAAACTGTTTCATCCGTGGATCTGTGGTCCGGTATGTTCAGCTACCCGCAGACGAAGTGGACACTCAGCTCCTGCAAGACGCTGCACGAAAAGAAGCAATGCAGCAGAAGCAGTGA